The Bacteroidales bacterium genome segment ATAAATCAATAACAAACCAAACATCCAAATGGCTTTGGTTTTTGCGATCAGAGTCCATATTGTCGGCTTACATCGCAATGACATTAAATACATTCGTTTTTGCTTCATAATACTCCTACTTAAAGATTAATAATACACTACATAAAATATAATTCATCACTATTTGAATACATACTATCTGGAACTGACATAAGAATTGTTGCACATACAAAATCACTTCGTAAAAGGTTCAAAAATGCTTTAAAACAGGCAAGCATATGTTTTTTACTCAAGAATTTCATGATATTCAATTATATCATTAATAGTTAAATCCTCCCTATTTGCATGTTGGTATGTTTAAACATACCAACATGCAAATATATATATATTTCTTTTGTATCAACATTTTTTTGAAATTTTTTTTACAAATTTTGTTAAAATTTTTATACTAGTAATTTACTCAATATTATCAAATTATGAATTATAGTCTCCCAATGTCTTCAACACCCCAGTTTTTATTTGGCTCCGGCCCCATCCATAACTCAAGTAAACCGCCTTTTACAAAATCAGAATGATAAAACCAATATTTATTTAAAGGCTTTCCATTTAGACTAGCCCTTTGAATATAGCAATTCTCTGATGAATTATTGTATGTCTTAACTATGAATTTATCCCCTTTGTAGTATTCTTTATCAAGCTGTATGGTTATCTCATCAAATACAGGCGAGGTTATTTCATAAACCGGATTGATACTTACTGTTCCTCTCAGACTGAATATTCCGATAGACATCAAAGCACTGACACCCCCCATTTGTCCCTGATCTTCATCATGTCCGCCATAACCTTTATCCGGGGTTATACCACCGTAAGTCTGCTCATTAACTCGCCGCACCCAGTATTGTGTCAACCAGGGTTTCCCGGCCCAATTAAACACATGCGCATTGGAACAACCCGGCTGATTAGCGTAACTAACATAACCTTTACTGTAGCCATACACAAAATCCTGCGGAGCTGCTTTTTCAAAAGCAAAATTCAGCTTGGCGCACAATGTGTCATTTCCTCCCATCATTTCCGCCAATTCATTAATTGCATGTGAAACAGACCATGTAGCCTGCCATGCATTGGCTTCTACCCATCCATATCCTTCCAGAGGATCTTCGTGCAACCATTTTCCGTCCTTCCCTTTCGGAAACAATAATTTCTGTTTTTCGTGATACAATTTTTTCCAACCTTCCGATCTTTTGAGATAGTATTGGGTATCTCTTTTCTTCTTCAGTCCTATAGCCATCTGTGCCAATGCCCAATCCTGGAAGTTTGCTTCCAAAGTCAGACCGGCATTAGGTTGATAACCTTCATTGATATAAAATTCGTCGATCCCCATCATACCGCCCGGTTCATGATTTGATTTCATCACGCGGAATGCATGTTCAGGCTTTACTTTCGTCATTAATCCTTTCGTATAGGTGGAAACAATAAGGTTTGTTGCCGGACACCCCGTCATAATATAGGTGTAACCTCCCGCACAGGGTCCCCGCGGTAATAATTTACCATTATCGGCATATTGGACCAATGACGCGGAAAAATCATCCAATACTTCGGGCCATGCCAATCCCCATAAAATATTCAGATTCCATTGTGTAAGCCAGAATGCGTCGGAATTATACATATGGAATCTGCTTTTTCCTTTACTATCTTTTGGCAATGTCCGGGCTTTGAATTTTATATCCGTTGTATATGAATGCCACCGTGTTCCGTCTGTATTGTCGGGATAATCACCATTGACATCGTCCAGCTTATGGCGCCCCAGCAACGTGTGCCACAGGTCGGTATAAAATTTCACCTGCTGGGCTTCGGTTCCACCTTTTACGTCGATCCGCCCCAGCCAATTGTTCCATTCGGCCTG includes the following:
- a CDS encoding GH92 family glycosyl hydrolase produces the protein MKRFIIIFLSVASTLSVMAGPGNIALKAKATASSSLNEKCGADKVNDGKIRLLDEGEWVSDVLMPYWGDIRFPWIQLDWDEEQEINKIIIYDRANEKAHVAEGILSFSDGSKITIYEIPNNGAPKVIEFPSRRVKWVRFDITDGDGSHTGLSEIEVYPPASACSDYISKVDPYIETTKGRYFFFVTGNQPFGMISAAPLTRNKNQYGGGYNYNSMEILGFPQIHNWVLAGLTLMPTTGEVNPSLGEQHWKSAFSHSGEIVQPAYHRLFMEKYKLWVEQTTTQRVSFYRMTYAEDALSGILINLGGYVASTTMINANVRKISGTKLEGSFDTYGRHWGGPESVKVYFVAEFDKPVETLDGWSDTIHFKDIETLTGSGKTIQRSENEKLSYLDAPTAGICARHQVKTGEQLQVKMSISYVSTENAWENLYTECDHWDFDKVRTESQAEWNNWLGRIDVKGGTEAQQVKFYTDLWHTLLGRHKLDDVNGDYPDNTDGTRWHSYTTDIKFKARTLPKDSKGKSRFHMYNSDAFWLTQWNLNILWGLAWPEVLDDFSASLVQYADNGKLLPRGPCAGGYTYIMTGCPATNLIVSTYTKGLMTKVKPEHAFRVMKSNHEPGGMMGIDEFYINEGYQPNAGLTLEANFQDWALAQMAIGLKKKRDTQYYLKRSEGWKKLYHEKQKLLFPKGKDGKWLHEDPLEGYGWVEANAWQATWSVSHAINELAEMMGGNDTLCAKLNFAFEKAAPQDFVYGYSKGYVSYANQPGCSNAHVFNWAGKPWLTQYWVRRVNEQTYGGITPDKGYGGHDEDQGQMGGVSALMSIGIFSLRGTVSINPVYEITSPVFDEITIQLDKEYYKGDKFIVKTYNNSSENCYIQRASLNGKPLNKYWFYHSDFVKGGLLELWMGPEPNKNWGVEDIGRL